Genomic segment of Iocasia fonsfrigidae:
AGGGATACTTTGCTGCCAGTTTTAAGCCAGAGCGGGATTCATATAGTATTGTTATGCCCCCTCCTAATATAACAGGGCAGCTTCATCTAGGACATGCCCTGGATAATGTCTTTCCAGATATTTTAATTAGATGGAAGAGAATGATGGGGTATAATACACTCTGGCTGCCAGGTACAGACCATGCCAGTATAGCAACTGAGAAAAAGGTTGTTGATCAAATAAGAGAGGATGGCCAGGAAAAAGAAGACTTCGGCAGAGATGGTTTTCTGGAAAAGGCCTGGGAGTGGAAAGAGGAATATGGTAATAGGATTACTAAACAGCTGAGGAAACTTGGTTCTTCCTGTGACTGGTCACGTGAGCGTTTTACAATGGATGAGGGTTGTTCCCGTGCTGTCAGAGAGGTTTTTGTAGAGTTATATGATAGGGGTCTGATTTATCAGGGGGATTATATTGTTAACTGGTGTCCAGACTGCCAGACAACTGTATCTGATATTGAGGTTGAACATGAAGACCATGTCAGTCACATCTGGCACCTTAGATACCCCCTCAAAGATAGTAATGAATATATTGTAGTTGCTACAACTCGACCAGAGACCATGTTGGGTGATACAGCTGTGGCGGTAAATCCATCTGATGAAAGGTATCAGGATTTAATCGGTAAAATGGTTGTTCTACCCTTGATGAATAGGGAGATACCGATTATTGCTGATAATTTTGTTGATCAAGAATTTGGAACAGGAATGGTCAAGGTTACACCAGCTCATGATCCTAATGACTTTGAGATGGGACGACGCCATGAGCTTGAGCTTATTAAGGTAATTGATGAGAATGCGGTCATGACAGAAGTGACTGGTAAATATGCCGGGCTTGACCGTTATGAATGCCGTAAACAGGTAGTTGCGGAGCTGAAAGCAGAGGGACTGCTGGATAAAATAGAGGATTATGAACATTCAGTAGGCCAGTGTTACCGTTGTGATACTGTTATTGAACCCCTGGTTTCTAAACAGTGGTTTGTTAAGATGAAACCCCTGACAGAACCAGCTATTAAGGCAGTTAAAGATGGTAGAATACGATTTGTACCTGAGAGATTTAAAAAGGTTTATTTAAACTGGATGGAGAATATTCAGGACTGGTGTATTTCCCGCCAGCTCTGGTGGGGTCACCGCATACCTGTCTGGTATTGTCAGGACTGTGGCGAAATAATAGTTAGTAAGGAAGAGGTAGTAAGTAAGTGTACTGCCTGTAACAGTGAAAATCTTGTCCAGGAGGAAGATGTACTTGATACCTGGTTTAGCTCAGGACTGTGGCCTTTTTCTACTATGGGCTGGCCAGTAGATACAGAGGAACTGGCCTATTATTATCCAACTGATGTACTGGTAACTGGTAGAGATATCATTTTCTTCTGGGTAGCCAGAATGATCTTTATGGCCCTGGAATTTATGGATGAGGTGCCCTTTAAAGATGTATATATTCACGGACTTGTCAGGGATGCCGAGGGGCGTAAGATGAGTAAATCACTGGGTAATGGGATAGACCCGATTGAGGTGATTGATGAATATGGCTCAGATGCACTAAGGTTTACCCTCATTACCGGTAATACCCCTGGAAATGATATGAGATTCAGGGAAGAAAGACTGGAAGCAAGCCGTAATTTTGCCAATAAAATATGGAATGCAGCCCGTTTTATTTTGATGAATATTGAAGATGTTGATTTTGACGGCATCAACCCTGATGATTTAAAGTTAACACTGGCAGATAGATGGATATTAAGCAGGGTGAATAAGGTCAATTCTAATATCGAAAAGGCTTTAAATGATTATAATTTTGGAGAGCTAAGCAAGATACTCTATGATTTTATCTGGAGTGAGTTCTGTGACTGGTATATTGAATTGATTAAATCCCGTCTCTATCAAGACAAAGACCTGCAGGCCAAAGAAACAGCCCAATATATTGGTGTTACAATACTGGAAAAGATTTTAAGGCTGCTTCACCCGGTTATGCCGTTTATAACTGAAGAGATCTGGCAGCAGCTTCCTGGTACAGGAGAAAGTATTATGATTGCTCCCTGGCCAGAGATTGAGCAGGGTGTTATTAGTGATGAAATAGAGGATAAGATGGCTTTAATAATGGATGTAATTAAGTCTATCAGGAATATCAGGAATGAGATGAAGGTTAATCCAGGTAAAAGGATAAAGGCTATACTTAATTCACCAGAGGGAAAATTTGATATTTTACAGGAGGGTTATAATTACATTAAGGATCTGGCCCGTCTCAAGGAACTCTCTATAGAAATTAATATAGAAGAAAAACCAGATAAATCATCAACCTCTATTGTCAGTGGGGTAGAAATCATTTTACCACTGGAAGGTATGGTTGACCTGGATAAAGAGATTGCCCGGCTAGAAAAAGAATTGGAAGAGGTAGGCTCTGAGATTAAGCGGGCAGAAGGGAAGCTGGCTAATGAGGGTTTTGTGAATAAGGCCCCTGGACACCTTGTCCAGCGTGAAAGAGAGAAACTCCAGGAGTTTAAAGAGAAGAAGGTAAAGCTACAGCAGAGCTTAGATGATTTAAGGTAAAAATATATTATTTATTAAGTATTTTTAATTCCTGCAAAAATTCTAATACCTCAGTAGGGTTTTTAACAGTATAGTCTGCTGAGGTATTAGTTTTATTTTCATTTTCTACATAGATGCCTATACCATTATTGAGTATCTTAAAGACATCTTCATCTGTGCTGTCATCACCAATATAGATAGGTAAGTAACTATCTATTTTATTTTTCTCTTTAATTTCCTGGATTAGCAATTTTACAGCATCACCTTTATTCCAGAAACGAGGGCGTATTTCAATTATTTTACGTCCAGGCAGTATTTCATACTCCCGTTTTCTTATTATTGTTTCAAGGTGTTTAATTATTTTATCTTTATTTATTGTAGTAGGGTGGTGTAGGGTTAAGACCAGTCCTTTGTCTTCAAGGGAATAATCAGGGTCTATCAGGTATTCTTTTTTAAAAAAATCCCTGATATTGTTTAAGTCAGTATTTTTTAACCCCCTATCCTTTCCGGGGGAAAGCTCATTTCCATCAGCAGTGATTATCTCCAGGCCGTGGGTTCCAGCATAATAAATGTCTTTAAGATTGATAAATTTTCTTAAGTCTTTTAG
This window contains:
- a CDS encoding valine--tRNA ligase — protein: MTDLPKTYNPDIVEGKWYDKWAEKGYFAASFKPERDSYSIVMPPPNITGQLHLGHALDNVFPDILIRWKRMMGYNTLWLPGTDHASIATEKKVVDQIREDGQEKEDFGRDGFLEKAWEWKEEYGNRITKQLRKLGSSCDWSRERFTMDEGCSRAVREVFVELYDRGLIYQGDYIVNWCPDCQTTVSDIEVEHEDHVSHIWHLRYPLKDSNEYIVVATTRPETMLGDTAVAVNPSDERYQDLIGKMVVLPLMNREIPIIADNFVDQEFGTGMVKVTPAHDPNDFEMGRRHELELIKVIDENAVMTEVTGKYAGLDRYECRKQVVAELKAEGLLDKIEDYEHSVGQCYRCDTVIEPLVSKQWFVKMKPLTEPAIKAVKDGRIRFVPERFKKVYLNWMENIQDWCISRQLWWGHRIPVWYCQDCGEIIVSKEEVVSKCTACNSENLVQEEDVLDTWFSSGLWPFSTMGWPVDTEELAYYYPTDVLVTGRDIIFFWVARMIFMALEFMDEVPFKDVYIHGLVRDAEGRKMSKSLGNGIDPIEVIDEYGSDALRFTLITGNTPGNDMRFREERLEASRNFANKIWNAARFILMNIEDVDFDGINPDDLKLTLADRWILSRVNKVNSNIEKALNDYNFGELSKILYDFIWSEFCDWYIELIKSRLYQDKDLQAKETAQYIGVTILEKILRLLHPVMPFITEEIWQQLPGTGESIMIAPWPEIEQGVISDEIEDKMALIMDVIKSIRNIRNEMKVNPGKRIKAILNSPEGKFDILQEGYNYIKDLARLKELSIEINIEEKPDKSSTSIVSGVEIILPLEGMVDLDKEIARLEKELEEVGSEIKRAEGKLANEGFVNKAPGHLVQREREKLQEFKEKKVKLQQSLDDLR
- the otsB gene encoding trehalose-phosphatase gives rise to the protein MNKKLSISKNKVFEEISTYNSILLFLDYDGTLAPFADNPAEAYPLPGVIELIKHLNDTEKYSISLITGRRLKDLRKFINLKDIYYAGTHGLEIITADGNELSPGKDRGLKNTDLNNIRDFFKKEYLIDPDYSLEDKGLVLTLHHPTTINKDKIIKHLETIIRKREYEILPGRKIIEIRPRFWNKGDAVKLLIQEIKEKNKIDSYLPIYIGDDSTDEDVFKILNNGIGIYVENENKTNTSADYTVKNPTEVLEFLQELKILNK